The genomic interval ACGACATTATGGTTTGCTGCCGATGATACAAGTCTTGGTATACCTGTAAAGCCTGTTGATACAGATACAGCAGGTAATTTTAGCCAAAACTGGTTTACTACACCAACAACAATTACACCGCATGATAGTTTTTCGTACAATCCAATATCTATTTCGGTATCGCCAACAGATTTTCCACCAACAACTACCGTAGACATTGTTTTGGAAACACGGACACAGGATTCCAACTTCTCAGGAACTGTAACTTTTGATGGCGCTGGATATGCCACCGAAATGTTTATGCAAAAACTGCCTTCTGACATTGATCCGGATGATTTTACCGAAGTTGAAAATCTTTATATCTCACCGGTTAATGCTGGCCGCTGGGCGTCTTATTCTTTGACATCTGATGGTAATGGTGATTTTTCAATTGATGTTTTAAATGGCAACTATATTGTTTTTATCCCAGGTACACCCGATGTTCTTCCATCGTGGAGTGTTGTTACTATTCAGGGTGATGTAAGCGGACATCAAATTGATATGCGTAAAAAAGTACATATTTCAGGAGCCGTTTCTAATTCTGAAGGATATGATTATGTAACAATATTTGGACATCCTGTTAACGCTGGCCGTGCTTTTATGGCTGATGCGTGGAATGGAGAATATGACGTAGCTGTTGCACCTGGTGACTATGTACTTCGTTTACAGGCATTTTTCACAGTTGATTCCACTATGCATGTATATACTGTATTTTATGATGGAGTTTACTCACACGATGAAGCAACTGTTGTTGATGCCAGTTCTGATGTAAGCGGAATAAATTTTGATTTACCGGATCCGGTTATTTCTCCTTATACCGTTACCGGAACAGTTACGGATGCCGCTGATGGGTCAGCCATTGTTGGAGCCAGTGTAAATATACTTCCTAAAAATGGTTCACCAAATATGTATATGAGCACTGGAGATGTAACAGATGAAAAAGGTTCTTATTCTATTACCGGCTATACAATGATACCGGAAGATTCCCTTGTAGCATTTGTTTGGGCTGATGGATATTTCTCAGAATTTTATGAAGATGAGGCGACATATTTAACAGCCGATGCTGTTGTTTATCATCCAAATGAAACAGTTACTGTAGACTTTGTACTAAATGCAATAGACACAACTGCAGGATTTGGAATTTCCGGAACAGTTACAGACACATCTGGAAATATTATTGGTTTTGGCCAGGTAACAGCTTATACAACTGATACAAATGTTGGTCAAACTTATGTGCAGATTGATGAAAACGGCAACTATGAGTTTCCAGCAATTTTCCCTACAGGCAGTACCGTTTTATTGCAATGCTGGGTAGGATATGGTTATAAACCACAAATGTATGATGGTGCCGAAACATGGGAAGATGCAACTCCAATCGAAATAGGTACTGATAATATTACAGGTGCTGATTTCAATTTAACACCGGTTCCTGCACGTCGCCCAATTATTGGCTCAATTATTGGATCAGTTAAGCCAAATGGTTTTGGAAAAACCACATCTTCTGATGTATATGCAGGTTCAATGGTTTACGTTAAACAACAAGGTACAGATGAGTGGCAAGAAGTTGATTATGTTGATGAAAATGGTTCTTTTAAACTTGGAATTGAAGGTAAAGGAAATTATGACTTGTTGCTTACATCTCCTGATCGTGAAAACGTAACAGGTAGTGTTGAAGTGAAAAACAACCTGGTCGTTGAAACTGAAATTTCATTAGGCGTAACTGGAATTGGTGACATAAATGAAGCGAAAATTGCAAAATCAAACAAGCTTTATTCAGCATATCCAAATCCTTTCAACCCAAGAACAACTATCAAAGTTGAATTGGTAAAAACAGAAAATGTAAGCCTGACTATTTACAATGTAACCGGACAAAAAGTTAAAACTCTTCACAGAGGTCTTTTACAAAGTGGTTTGAGTAAGTTTGTTTGGGATAGTAAAGACCAGTCCGGCAATGTGGTTGCATCTGGAATGTATTTTATTCAATTGAAAACACAAAACGGTTTACAAACCAAATCTATGATTTTCCTCAAATAAGCTAATCCCTCATAATTAGCTTAACCCCCAATCCCCCGCTAATCCCCGGGGGATTTTTTTTAGATATAAAGTACAAATGAAAAACCCGGCCGAAGAAAATCATGCCGGGTTTTTAGTTTTAGAAGAACTAATGTCTGATTAAATGTTTCAGGCTGGAATTCTATCCGGCTTATGTTTTTTTAGTTTAAATGAGAATTTAGTACCCTCATTAACTTTACTTTCCACAATGATTTTACTCTTATGTGCTTCAACAACTTTTTTAACAATGGCAAGTCCCAATCCACTGCCTCCGGAATCTTTAGACCTGCTCTTTTCTACCCTGTAAAATCTGTCAAAAATATGTGGTAAATCATTTTCAGGGATTCCATCCCCATTATCAATGATATTAATTTCAACAAAACCATTTTCATTTTTTAGTAATAAAGTAACCTTCCCGCCATTCTTGATATAACGAATAGCATTGTCAATCAAATTTGAAATAACACGGTCAATCATGCTGATATCGCCAATAACAAATTCCAGGCTGTTTGGGATTTTAGTAATGAGATTAACAGATTTTGCTTCGGCCTGAGGCTGAAACTTAAGCACAATATCCTGAACAAGCTCAGCTATCGAAAATGATTCCTTTGTTAACTCATTTTGTTTTGTATCCAATTTGGATAGTTCAAAAAGCTCAGTAACAAGTGAGTTCAGGTTTGTTACATTTCTCAAAACAGTTTCAAGAAACAATGTTCTCTCTTCAGGATCCATCTTATCTTCACGCATCAAAATCGTTTCAATATATCCCTGAATAGAAGTTAACGGGCTTCTTAGGTCATGTGATACATTCGCAATAAGCTCGCGCCTTAATCTGTCATTTTTTTTCAATTCATCCATATTCATTTCAATGGTTTCGGCCATATGGTTGAATGCCGTTGTTAATTGCCCCACCTCATCATCACTTTGTACAACAATTCTTTTTCGATAATTACCCTTTTCAAATTCCGTAACGATATCAGTCATTCGACGTAATCGTTTTGTAAGGTTGAAGAATAAAATTGAACCCAAAACGCCGGCAAAAAGTAACGTAACACCAAAAATGATTGCAGTGGTACTTAAAATATAACTGCCTCCAACACCACTCATAACAGTGTCATATAATTCACTTCCAAGAATAATATAAAGATATCCTTTTTTATCTGGGCCAAGATTTATTTCAGTAGCCGAAAACACTTTTTTCTTATCTGGTGTTTTAGGATCATCACCCATAATTGGTAAAGGAACATGCCTTGTTTTGGAAAGGAAAGCCTTGATAGGAGTTGTATTAATTTGGTGCAGCTTAATTTTATCCGGATTTGCAAAATGAGCTGCCAGGTTGCCATCAATGTCGGTTAAATAAATTTCAACGCTCGGATTTAGGTCCATTAAATCGGCGATAATTGTTTCAATGGCCATGTAATCTATACTGTCTTTCAAGTGTGGCTGAAATTTTTTAGCAACATTTTTTGCAAGATAACGATTTATAGTCTGATCAATTTCACAAACAAAATTAAGCGAAGATTGCACCGAAATTGCAATTTGAACACCTCCAAGCAGAACCAAAAGGATCACAAAAACCAACGATATTTTACCATAGAGTGTGCGGAAAAAAGCGCGCATTATTCAAAATCCTCATGTTCGGCAAACTTATAACCAACTCCCCAAACCGTTTTAATAAACTTTGGTTGAGCAGGATCTGTTTCAATTTTCGAACGTAATCGGTTAATATGAGAGTTAACGGTATGTTCATAACCGGTAAATTGATAACCCCAAACAATATTCAGTAAATTTTCACGGGTGTAGGCTTTACCGGGATTAGCGGCAAAAAGGGCTAAAAGGTCAAATTCTTTTGCGGTTAACTCAATATTCTCCCCATTTAACAAAACGCGTCTTTTTTCCATATTGATATTTAGCCAGCCAAAAGATATCTCCGTCACGTCACTACTAACCTGCTCTTCAATAACGGCATTTACACGTCTAATTATTGCTTTAATCCTTGCAATCAATTCTCTAATACTAAAAGGCTTTGTCAGATAATCATCTGCTCCAAGCTCTAATCCCAACACCTTATCAAACTCTTCAGACTTTGCCGTCAACATTAAAATGGGCATACTTTTTTTGTGTTCACGAATTTTTTTACATACATCTAGCCCATTTAACTTCGGTAGCATAACATCGAGTATTACCAATTCATATTCGCTGTCCAGGGCCTTACTCAATCCAAGTTCACCATCTTCAGCGCGGTCAAGGTTTAAATCCAAATCTTTTAAATGCAATTCAAGAAGATCCCCAATATCCGGATCATCCTCAATTATCAAAACTTTCTTTTCCATAATAATTGTCTCCTGTTTAAAATATAAATTATTATAAAACGGACCTCTCACATTTATATCACGTGATATTCAAGAATAGTAGAAAATAAAACTAATTTATAAAACTGCAGGAAGTGAGAAAAGAAATTATTGGTACTCGACACTTATATATTCCGGATGCAGACGAAAATCGCCAAAACCAGTATGATCTTCAAATAGAAATATTTTGCGAAGTGAATAATAACGCCAGACTTCATATGGCCTGGTTTCCAATTCAAATGGATGTCTTTCAATATCTTCAGGATGTCCAAACTTGATTAGAATTCTGCCGCGATCCGTTGTCCAGCCGTGATTACTTAAACCGGAAAAATGCTCATTGGCATAATTTATTCTTTTAAAATATTCATCCATTAGCTCATTTTTTTTTGTTTTAGGATCTGGATCGCGCTGTGCCCAGAACTTTTTAAAATAGGCCTGCTTATCAGTCAATTCTGCTTCCAGATAAAAACTTAAACTGTCAGGATTAATGATGTAAACCATCTGATTTAAAGCGAGGTTTAAATCGAAAGAATTATGTGGTACAGATTTCCAAAAAAATGTAATATTTTTTGAGGTCTCGGAACTGTTACCATCTACGGTAACTTTTATATTAATTTCGTATTTGTTCTCTTTAAACATATTTTTATCAATTTTTAAAATATGAGACGTGATATTGGCTTTCACTAATTTTGAAGTAAGAGAATCAAATTCCGTTTTATTTTTAGAACCATTAAATTTGTAGTTTATTTTTACAGGTAAATTTATTTTTTCAGAATAAACATTAAAATAAATATAAAATTCACCATCTTTAATCGTAAAATTTTCTCCAAGTATAGGTTCATAATCTTTTAGCATACCTGCTGAATCAAGTTTAACAGAATTCAAAAAGAGGATATCACTAATAGATATATTTTCATCATAATAATTGGGGATTTCTATCTGCATTGTTTTTTGTGCAGATTGGTTTGTTGTCAGATCCACTGTTCTGAGTAAAACTTTATATTCACCTGGTTTAAGTGGAATTTCGTCTTTGAGAATAATTTTGTCAGTCCGGCTGTTGGTTTCTCCAAAATCAGCAACTTTTATCTGTTTGGTAACAGAGCGTGAAAATATCATTTTGTCATCATCTGAATAAACAGCAATTAGCCATTCAAGCTCTGCTTCATAACCAGATTGTTCTGAAGTTACAAAAGTCAAATCATCATATAAGACCTGGGCAACAATAATAACATGGCTGTTAGTAAAATCGTTGTTAAATTGACGGTTTAATGAAAAGTCGAAAAAAGGCAGCCCTACTCCACTATAACCAGATTCCTCATAATATTGGGCAAAAGAAAATGAACAGAAGAAAAACAATATTATAAAAGATTTAAGAATTTTAGAGTTTTGCATAATTGATTCCCTCAATTTAGGCTATACTTTTTTCGGTTTTTACCTCAAAGCTTCCAAAGAGTTCATATTCTGCAGCATCGTCGATTATAACATCTGCAAAATCCCCGGGTTTTATATTTACACTTTCATCTGACTGAATAATAACTTCGTTGTCAATTTCCGGTGCATCCCGGAAAGTCCTGCCATAATATGTAAATGTGTTTATATCAAAATCATCAATTAAAACTTTAAGCTTTTTTCCGATATATTGTTCGTTCAAATCAAAAGATATATCTTTTTGGATTTCCATAAACTCTGCCTGGCGTTGATTGGCAAGTTCCTCATCCACTTTGTTTTTCTGATCAAAAGCATATGTATTTTCTTCATCAGAATAAACAAAAGTACCAACCCTGTCAAAACGAATTTTACGGATATAATTGGTTAACTCATCAAAGTCTTTATCTGTTTCACCCGGATGACCCAAAATAAATGTGGTTCGTAAAGTGATATGCGGGATTTCTTCACGGAACATTTCAAACAACCCATCCAAAGATTGACGCGTATCTCCCCGGCGCATAGTACGCAGCATATTTTCTGAAATGTGTTGAATCGGCATATCAATATAAGGTAAGATTTTTGAACTGCCTTTCATTAATTGAATCACATCTTTAGGGAAATTTGTAGGATACCAATAAAGAACCCGTATCCACTCAATACCATCAACCTTTTCCAACTGTTGAAGAAGGTTTACAATTGACTGTTTACCATAAAGATCTTTTCCATAATGCGAAGTATCCTGCGACACCAGAATAAGTTCCTTTGCTCCGTTCTCCGCCAGCTTTTTACTTTCTTCGACAAGGCTCTCAATGGATCGGCTACGATGTTTACCACGAATATGTGGGATTGCACAAAAAGCACAACTATGGTTACATCCTTCAGATATTTTTAAATAAGCAAAATGTCTTGGAGTGCTGACCATTCGCAAGCGGTGCAAATTATCCACAGCCGAGTGTTTTTTACCAAGCGCCTTTAATATAGATTGATAATCTTCTGTACCGAAAATTGCATCTACACCAGGCATTTCTTTTTCAATTTCCGGTTTGTACCTTTGCGAGAGGCACCCTGCAACAAAAACCTTTTTAGCAGGATCTCTTTCTTTCAACT from Calditrichota bacterium carries:
- a CDS encoding T9SS type A sorting domain-containing protein — protein: MFKQFTIRTFIVFMIFGGAAFAQIANISGTVTNDGKPVPNTTLWFAADDTSLGIPVKPVDTDTAGNFSQNWFTTPTTITPHDSFSYNPISISVSPTDFPPTTTVDIVLETRTQDSNFSGTVTFDGAGYATEMFMQKLPSDIDPDDFTEVENLYISPVNAGRWASYSLTSDGNGDFSIDVLNGNYIVFIPGTPDVLPSWSVVTIQGDVSGHQIDMRKKVHISGAVSNSEGYDYVTIFGHPVNAGRAFMADAWNGEYDVAVAPGDYVLRLQAFFTVDSTMHVYTVFYDGVYSHDEATVVDASSDVSGINFDLPDPVISPYTVTGTVTDAADGSAIVGASVNILPKNGSPNMYMSTGDVTDEKGSYSITGYTMIPEDSLVAFVWADGYFSEFYEDEATYLTADAVVYHPNETVTVDFVLNAIDTTAGFGISGTVTDTSGNIIGFGQVTAYTTDTNVGQTYVQIDENGNYEFPAIFPTGSTVLLQCWVGYGYKPQMYDGAETWEDATPIEIGTDNITGADFNLTPVPARRPIIGSIIGSVKPNGFGKTTSSDVYAGSMVYVKQQGTDEWQEVDYVDENGSFKLGIEGKGNYDLLLTSPDRENVTGSVEVKNNLVVETEISLGVTGIGDINEAKIAKSNKLYSAYPNPFNPRTTIKVELVKTENVSLTIYNVTGQKVKTLHRGLLQSGLSKFVWDSKDQSGNVVASGMYFIQLKTQNGLQTKSMIFLK
- a CDS encoding GWxTD domain-containing protein — translated: MQNSKILKSFIILFFFCSFSFAQYYEESGYSGVGLPFFDFSLNRQFNNDFTNSHVIIVAQVLYDDLTFVTSEQSGYEAELEWLIAVYSDDDKMIFSRSVTKQIKVADFGETNSRTDKIILKDEIPLKPGEYKVLLRTVDLTTNQSAQKTMQIEIPNYYDENISISDILFLNSVKLDSAGMLKDYEPILGENFTIKDGEFYIYFNVYSEKINLPVKINYKFNGSKNKTEFDSLTSKLVKANITSHILKIDKNMFKENKYEINIKVTVDGNSSETSKNITFFWKSVPHNSFDLNLALNQMVYIINPDSLSFYLEAELTDKQAYFKKFWAQRDPDPKTKKNELMDEYFKRINYANEHFSGLSNHGWTTDRGRILIKFGHPEDIERHPFELETRPYEVWRYYSLRKIFLFEDHTGFGDFRLHPEYISVEYQ
- a CDS encoding response regulator transcription factor, which produces MEKKVLIIEDDPDIGDLLELHLKDLDLNLDRAEDGELGLSKALDSEYELVILDVMLPKLNGLDVCKKIREHKKSMPILMLTAKSEEFDKVLGLELGADDYLTKPFSIRELIARIKAIIRRVNAVIEEQVSSDVTEISFGWLNINMEKRRVLLNGENIELTAKEFDLLALFAANPGKAYTRENLLNIVWGYQFTGYEHTVNSHINRLRSKIETDPAQPKFIKTVWGVGYKFAEHEDFE
- a CDS encoding HAMP domain-containing protein, with amino-acid sequence MAIETIIADLMDLNPSVEIYLTDIDGNLAAHFANPDKIKLHQINTTPIKAFLSKTRHVPLPIMGDDPKTPDKKKVFSATEINLGPDKKGYLYIILGSELYDTVMSGVGGSYILSTTAIIFGVTLLFAGVLGSILFFNLTKRLRRMTDIVTEFEKGNYRKRIVVQSDDEVGQLTTAFNHMAETIEMNMDELKKNDRLRRELIANVSHDLRSPLTSIQGYIETILMREDKMDPEERTLFLETVLRNVTNLNSLVTELFELSKLDTKQNELTKESFSIAELVQDIVLKFQPQAEAKSVNLITKIPNSLEFVIGDISMIDRVISNLIDNAIRYIKNGGKVTLLLKNENGFVEINIIDNGDGIPENDLPHIFDRFYRVEKSRSKDSGGSGLGLAIVKKVVEAHKSKIIVESKVNEGTKFSFKLKKHKPDRIPA
- the rimO gene encoding 30S ribosomal protein S12 methylthiotransferase RimO, with product MAVSLNKKVHITTLGCSKNVVDSEILMGQLNANSFDVIESPENSDVIIVNTCGFIQSAKEESIQAILEALELKERDPAKKVFVAGCLSQRYKPEIEKEMPGVDAIFGTEDYQSILKALGKKHSAVDNLHRLRMVSTPRHFAYLKISEGCNHSCAFCAIPHIRGKHRSRSIESLVEESKKLAENGAKELILVSQDTSHYGKDLYGKQSIVNLLQQLEKVDGIEWIRVLYWYPTNFPKDVIQLMKGSSKILPYIDMPIQHISENMLRTMRRGDTRQSLDGLFEMFREEIPHITLRTTFILGHPGETDKDFDELTNYIRKIRFDRVGTFVYSDEENTYAFDQKNKVDEELANQRQAEFMEIQKDISFDLNEQYIGKKLKVLIDDFDINTFTYYGRTFRDAPEIDNEVIIQSDESVNIKPGDFADVIIDDAAEYELFGSFEVKTEKSIA